The following are encoded together in the Triticum dicoccoides isolate Atlit2015 ecotype Zavitan chromosome 6B, WEW_v2.0, whole genome shotgun sequence genome:
- the LOC119322913 gene encoding WD repeat-containing protein LWD1-like, whose protein sequence is MGGGGAAGDGDGWADQDQGNGGSRGGGEAKRSEIYTYEAGWHIYGMNWSVRRDKKYRLAIASLLEQLVNRVEVVQLDESTGDIAPVLSFDHPFPPTKSMFVPDPQGLRPDLLATSADLLRIWRITDDDAAAPGAADSNNGSVRCNGVGGPAGQQPGVKLCCELNGNRNSDFCGPLTSFDWNDADPRRIGTSSIDTTCTIWDVEREVVDTQLIAHDKEVYDIAWGGAGVFASVSADGSVRVFDLRDKEHSTIIYESSSGGGSNSAATDGGAVSPTPLVRLGWNKQDPRYMATIIMDSPKVVVLDIRYPTLPVVELHRHHAPVNAMAWAPHSSCHICTAGDDSQALIWDLSSMGTGNNSGGNGNGNAAAAAAAEGGLDPILAYTAGAEVEQLQWSATQPDWVAIVFANKLQILRV, encoded by the coding sequence ATGGGCGGTGGCGGCGCAGCCGGGGATGGCGATGGGTGGGCGGATCAGGACCAGGGCAACGGCGGGAGCCGCGGCGGGGGTGAGGCCAAGCGGTCGGAGATCTATACCTACGAGGCCGGGTGGCACATCTACGGTATGAACTGGAGCGTGCGGCGGGACAAGAAGTACCGACTCGCCATCGCAAGTCTTCTCGAGCAGCTCGTCAATCGCGTGGAGGTGGTCCAGCTCGACGAGTCCACAGGTGACATCGCCCCCGTGCTCTCCTTCGACCACCCTTTCCCTCCCACCAAGTCCATGTTCGTTCCGGACCCCCAAGGCCTCCGCCCCGATCTGCTTGCCACCTCTGCAGACCTCCTTCGCATATGGCGCATCACGGacgacgacgccgctgccccgGGCGCCGCCGACTCCAACAATGGTTCCGTCCGCTGCAACGGCGTGGGGGGCCCCGCTGGTCAGCAGCCGGGCGTCAAGCTGTGCTGCGAGCTCAACGGCAACCGCAACAGCGACTTCTGCGGCCCGCTCACCTCCTTTGACTGGAACGACGCCGACCCACGCCGCATCGGAACATCATCCATCGATACCACTTGCACCATCTGGGACGTTGAACGTGAGGTAGTCGACACCCAGCTCATAGCCCATGACAAGGAGGTCTATGACATAGCCTGGGGTGGCGCTGGTGTCTTTGCATCtgtttctgcggatggctcggtccGCGTGTTTGATCTTCGGGATAAGGAGCATTCCACAATCATCTATGAGAGTAGTTCTGGCGGCGGCTCCAATTCTGCTGCTACGGATGGTGGGGCTGTGTCGCCGACACCATTGGTTAGGCTGGGGTGGAACAAGCAGGACCCAAGGTATATGGCAACAATCATCATGGATAGCCCCAAGGTGGTCGTGCTTGACATTCGCTACCCAACACTGCCTGTCGTTGAACTCCACCGCCATCATGCTCCTGTCAATGCAATGGCATGGGCGCCTCACTCTTCTTGCCACATTTGCACAGCTGGGGATGACTCGCAAGCACTAATATGGGACCTCTCCTCCATGGGCACGGGGAACAATAGCGGAGGCAATGGGAATGGCAATgctgcagcagctgcagcagcagaGGGTGGTCTTGACCCTATATTGGCTTACACTGCAGGGGCGGAGGTGGAGCAGCTGCAGTGGTCAGCTACCCAGCCTGACTGGGTTGCCATTGTGTTCGCCAATAAACTGCAGATTCTCAGGGTCTGA